A single Dongia rigui DNA region contains:
- a CDS encoding Fur family transcriptional regulator — translation MMDKSASRATAPHDHAHCQSEALSRAESLCEERGARLTPLRRKVLELIWNSHQPVGAYAILDHLREGDRGAAPPTVYRALDFLMEQGLIHKLESLNAFIGCDHPENRHVSQFLICTKCGSAVEIQDSGISSAVKKSAAAAGFSVSRLTIELQGLCPTCGKVAA, via the coding sequence ATGATGGACAAATCCGCCAGCCGAGCCACCGCGCCACACGACCATGCCCACTGCCAGAGCGAGGCGCTGTCGCGGGCGGAAAGCCTGTGCGAGGAACGTGGCGCGCGCCTGACGCCATTGCGCCGCAAGGTGCTCGAACTAATCTGGAACAGCCACCAGCCGGTCGGCGCCTATGCGATCCTCGATCACCTGCGCGAAGGCGATCGCGGGGCGGCGCCGCCCACGGTCTATCGCGCCCTCGATTTCCTGATGGAACAGGGACTGATCCACAAGCTGGAAAGCCTCAATGCCTTCATCGGCTGCGACCACCCGGAAAACCGGCATGTCAGCCAGTTCCTGATCTGCACCAAATGTGGCTCGGCCGTCGAAATCCAGGATTCCGGCATTTCAAGTGCGGTCAAAAAGAGTGCGGCCGCCGCCGGGTTCTCGGTCAGCCGCCTCACGATCGAATTGCAGGGGCTGTGCCCGACTTGCGGGAAGGTCGCGGCCTGA
- a CDS encoding nitrite/sulfite reductase, which yields MYRYDQFDATFVRERTEQFRGQVVRRLAGELTEEEFRPLRLKNGLYLQLHAYMLRVAIPYGELNSKQMRKLAFIARRYDKGYGHFTTRQNIQYNWPRLDDVPDILKHLAEVEMHAIQTSGNCIRNVTADHLAGVAADEIEDPRVWGEIIRQWSTLHPEFSYLPRKFKIAIIAADQDRAAMRTHDIGLKIVRNDAGEVGFAFYTGGGQGRTPIIGPLVKAFVKKEDLLSYLDATLRVYNMHGRRDNIYKARIKILVQALGPEEFGRQVEEEWLRIKDTVLKLPEAEVARIRAYFADPDYEKLPAFWPEFETQKKNDAEFGRWIRANIDPHKVDGYSAVTISLKPVGMAPGDITADQMDVVADLADEYSFGEVRATHRQNLLLPHVRKQDLYHLWQRLKAVKLAEPNIGLVTDMIACPGLDYCNLANARSVPVAQRISRRFSDPKRLADIGELRLNISGCINACGHHHVGHIGILGVDKKGEEFYQVTLGGSSAEDISIGRILGPAFSYDEIPDAIETVIDIYLDLRSDASERFIDTYRRVGIEPFKEKVYGRLKERRSAAE from the coding sequence ATGTACCGCTACGACCAATTCGACGCCACCTTCGTGCGCGAGCGGACCGAACAGTTTCGCGGCCAGGTGGTGCGCCGTCTTGCCGGTGAATTGACGGAGGAAGAGTTCCGTCCCTTGCGCCTCAAGAACGGCCTCTATCTGCAGCTGCACGCCTATATGCTGCGCGTCGCCATTCCCTATGGCGAACTCAATTCCAAGCAGATGCGCAAGCTGGCTTTTATCGCGCGGCGTTATGACAAGGGCTATGGCCATTTCACGACGCGCCAGAACATCCAGTACAACTGGCCGCGCCTCGATGACGTGCCCGACATCCTGAAGCATCTGGCTGAGGTCGAGATGCACGCCATCCAGACCAGCGGCAATTGCATCCGCAACGTGACCGCCGATCATCTGGCTGGTGTCGCTGCGGACGAGATCGAGGACCCCCGCGTCTGGGGCGAGATCATCCGCCAATGGTCGACGCTGCACCCGGAATTCAGCTACCTGCCGCGCAAGTTCAAGATCGCAATCATCGCCGCCGATCAGGACCGCGCCGCCATGCGGACGCATGACATCGGGCTGAAGATCGTCCGCAATGACGCGGGCGAGGTTGGCTTTGCCTTCTATACCGGCGGTGGCCAGGGTCGCACGCCGATCATCGGCCCGCTGGTCAAAGCCTTCGTGAAGAAGGAAGACCTGCTCTCCTATCTCGACGCCACCTTGCGCGTCTACAACATGCATGGCCGTCGCGACAACATCTACAAGGCACGCATCAAGATCCTGGTGCAGGCATTGGGCCCAGAGGAATTCGGCCGCCAGGTCGAAGAAGAATGGCTGCGCATCAAGGATACGGTGCTGAAGCTTCCCGAGGCCGAAGTGGCGCGCATCCGTGCTTATTTTGCCGATCCCGATTACGAGAAGCTGCCGGCCTTCTGGCCGGAATTCGAGACGCAGAAGAAGAACGATGCCGAGTTCGGCCGTTGGATCCGCGCCAATATCGATCCACATAAGGTCGATGGCTATTCTGCGGTCACCATTTCCTTGAAGCCGGTGGGCATGGCGCCGGGCGACATCACAGCCGACCAGATGGACGTGGTCGCCGATCTTGCCGACGAATACAGCTTTGGTGAAGTGCGGGCCACGCATCGCCAGAACCTGCTGCTGCCGCATGTCCGCAAGCAGGACCTCTACCATCTCTGGCAGCGCCTCAAGGCAGTTAAGCTGGCCGAACCGAATATCGGGCTTGTCACCGACATGATTGCCTGCCCGGGCCTCGATTATTGCAACCTCGCCAACGCCCGCTCGGTCCCGGTGGCGCAGCGCATTTCCCGCCGCTTCAGCGACCCGAAGCGTCTGGCCGATATCGGCGAGCTGCGCCTCAACATCTCCGGCTGCATCAACGCCTGCGGTCACCACCATGTCGGTCATATCGGCATTCTGGGCGTCGACAAGAAGGGCGAGGAGTTCTACCAGGTCACGTTGGGGGGCTCGTCGGCTGAAGACATTTCGATCGGCAGGATCTTGGGTCCCGCATTCTCGTATGACGAGATTCCCGACGCGATCGAAACCGTGATCGATATCTATCTCGATTTGCGCAGCGATGCGTCCGAACGTTTCATCGACACCTATCGCCGTGTCGGTATCGAACCCTTCAAGGAGAAGGTCTATGGTCGTCTTAAAGAACGGCGTTCCGCAGCCGAATGA
- a CDS encoding DUF2849 domain-containing protein — MNQMVTAQWLLGGESIYWTAAGNWSESFADGAVFAQQADADAALAAAQEFVKQRVVVGPYLIDVEVDAAGPKPTSARERIRAAHNATFDIDHGSWTARISD, encoded by the coding sequence ATGAACCAGATGGTAACGGCGCAGTGGTTGCTGGGGGGTGAGTCCATCTATTGGACTGCCGCAGGCAACTGGTCTGAATCCTTCGCCGACGGCGCGGTTTTCGCGCAGCAGGCCGATGCCGACGCGGCCCTCGCGGCGGCACAGGAATTCGTGAAGCAGCGCGTTGTCGTCGGCCCCTATCTCATCGACGTCGAGGTCGATGCCGCAGGCCCGAAGCCGACATCGGCGCGTGAGCGCATTCGCGCCGCGCACAACGCGACATTTGATATTGATCACGGGTCGTGGACGGCCCGTATTTCCGACTGA
- a CDS encoding phosphonate degradation HD-domain oxygenase: protein MNPIRAIQAAFDKRGQDSYGEGVNQLDHALQCGYCAERDGATPALIVATLLHDIGHLLHDLPDDIADQGIDTQHESLGSAWLSQHFGPEVSEPVRLHVPAKRYLATVEKGYYDLLSEASILSLKLQGGLMSETEVKAFEKEPYYRDGIQLRRWDDEGKIAGWEVPDLGHFQKYIEACVAR, encoded by the coding sequence ATGAACCCCATCCGCGCCATCCAGGCGGCGTTCGACAAGCGCGGACAGGACAGCTATGGCGAAGGCGTCAACCAGCTCGACCATGCGCTGCAATGCGGCTATTGCGCTGAGCGCGACGGTGCCACACCGGCGCTGATCGTGGCGACTTTGCTCCACGACATCGGCCACCTGCTGCACGATTTGCCCGACGACATCGCCGACCAGGGCATCGACACACAGCATGAGAGCCTTGGCTCTGCCTGGCTGTCGCAGCATTTCGGCCCGGAGGTATCGGAGCCGGTGCGGCTCCATGTTCCGGCCAAGCGCTACCTCGCGACGGTGGAGAAGGGCTATTACGATCTGCTGTCCGAGGCCTCGATCCTGTCGCTCAAGCTGCAGGGCGGCCTGATGTCGGAAACCGAAGTGAAGGCGTTCGAAAAGGAACCCTATTACCGCGATGGCATCCAGCTCCGCCGTTGGGACGATGAGGGCAAGATTGCCGGCTGGGAGGTACCCGATCTCGGGCATTTCCAGAAGTACATCGAAGCCTGCGTGGCGCGGTAA
- the phnY gene encoding phosphonoacetaldehyde dehydrogenase, translated as MGILRKEKMRTVNSSTAGDRHFEVFNPYTNEVIGTCPKASLDDIAGAFRTAKNYKASLSRAERSQILRKTADILVSRRQEIAELITAESGLCLKDSTYEVGRAYDVFHLASSIVLKDDGEIFSCDITPHGKKRRIYTQRDPLLNAISAITPFNHPLNQVAHKVAPSIATNNRMVLKPSEKTPLTALVLADVLYEAGLPREMFQVVTGDPREIADALLTDPNIDLITFTGGVSVGKYISAHMGYRRAVLELGGNDPLIVMEDADIEEAATLAVAGSYKNSGQRCTAVKRMIVVESVADKFVELLLEKTKKIKYGDPMDPEMDMGTVIDEALAKYCEDKVNDAVAHGAKLLYGNIRKGALYSPTVVDHVPFDCDLVRIETFGPVSPVIRVKNIDEAIRVSNSTAYGLSSGVCTNRLDYVTRFVKELEVGTVNVREVPGYRIEMSPFGGIKDSGLGYKEGVIEAMKCFTNVKTYSLPW; from the coding sequence ATGGGTATCTTGCGCAAAGAGAAGATGCGGACCGTCAACAGCTCGACCGCCGGCGATCGGCATTTCGAGGTCTTCAACCCCTATACCAATGAAGTGATCGGCACCTGCCCGAAGGCGAGCCTCGATGATATCGCCGGCGCCTTCAGGACGGCGAAGAACTACAAGGCCAGCTTGAGCCGCGCCGAACGCAGCCAGATCCTGCGCAAGACCGCCGACATCCTGGTCAGTCGCCGTCAGGAGATCGCCGAGCTGATCACGGCTGAGTCAGGCCTGTGCCTCAAGGATTCCACCTACGAAGTGGGCCGCGCCTATGACGTGTTTCATCTGGCCTCCAGCATCGTGCTGAAGGACGATGGCGAGATCTTCTCCTGCGATATCACGCCCCATGGCAAGAAGCGCCGCATCTACACCCAGCGCGATCCGCTGTTGAACGCGATCTCGGCCATCACGCCGTTCAACCATCCGCTCAACCAGGTGGCGCATAAGGTGGCGCCGTCGATCGCCACCAACAACCGCATGGTGCTGAAGCCCAGCGAAAAGACGCCGCTCACCGCTTTGGTGCTGGCCGACGTGCTCTACGAAGCCGGCCTGCCCAGGGAAATGTTCCAGGTCGTCACCGGCGATCCGCGCGAGATTGCGGACGCACTGCTGACCGACCCCAATATCGATCTCATCACCTTCACCGGCGGCGTCTCGGTCGGCAAATACATTTCGGCTCATATGGGTTATCGCCGCGCCGTGCTGGAACTCGGCGGGAACGATCCGCTCATTGTCATGGAAGATGCCGATATCGAGGAAGCGGCGACCTTGGCCGTGGCCGGTTCCTATAAGAATTCCGGCCAGCGTTGCACGGCGGTGAAGCGCATGATCGTGGTCGAAAGTGTCGCTGATAAATTCGTCGAGTTGCTGCTCGAGAAAACCAAGAAGATCAAATACGGCGACCCGATGGATCCGGAAATGGATATGGGCACCGTCATCGACGAAGCCTTGGCCAAGTATTGCGAGGACAAGGTCAACGATGCCGTCGCCCACGGCGCCAAGCTGCTCTATGGCAATATCCGCAAGGGCGCGCTCTATTCGCCGACCGTGGTCGATCACGTGCCGTTCGATTGCGATTTGGTGCGCATCGAGACCTTCGGCCCGGTATCGCCGGTCATCCGCGTCAAGAACATCGACGAGGCGATCCGCGTCTCCAATTCGACGGCCTACGGCCTTTCGTCCGGTGTCTGCACCAACCGGCTCGACTACGTCACGCGATTTGTGAAGGAGCTCGAGGTCGGCACGGTCAATGTGCGCGAAGTGCCGGGTTACCGTATCGAAATGTCGCCCTTTGGCGGCATCAAGGATTCCGGCCTCGGCTACAAGGAAGGCGTCATCGAAGCGATGAAGTGCTTCACGAACGTGAAGACCTACTCCTTGCCGTGGTAA
- a CDS encoding 2-aminoethylphosphonate--pyruvate transaminase, which produces MAQDPWLLTPGPLTTSMTVKQAMLHDWGSRDAGFIAVNDRMRQRLVAMIGGEGTFSTVPMQGSGTFAVEAMIGTFIGPKDKLLILINGAYGKRIEKICQVAKRACATLEWAEDMPVDPNLVKLALARDPAITHVAVVHCETTSGVLNPVAEVAQVVADAGKKLLIDAMSAFGAIELDSRKVPFDAVAASSNKCIEGVPGLGFVLCRVSALQQTQGNAHALTLDLFDQWQNIEKTKQYRFTPPIHCIVAFDQALNEHEAEGGVAGRGGRYRNNCKILVDGMRRLGFETLLPDHLQAPIIVTFHMPADPNFQFQVFYDKLKDRNFVIYPGKLTVADSFRIGCIGRLGETEMKAFLGVVADVLKEMNVKSGAPARKAAE; this is translated from the coding sequence ATGGCGCAAGATCCCTGGCTGCTGACCCCCGGCCCGCTCACCACCTCCATGACCGTCAAGCAGGCGATGCTGCATGATTGGGGATCGCGGGACGCCGGCTTCATCGCCGTCAACGACCGCATGCGCCAGCGCCTCGTTGCCATGATCGGCGGCGAGGGGACGTTCAGCACCGTGCCGATGCAGGGCAGCGGCACCTTCGCGGTCGAAGCCATGATCGGCACGTTCATCGGGCCGAAGGACAAGCTCCTCATCCTCATCAACGGCGCCTACGGCAAGCGCATCGAGAAGATCTGCCAGGTCGCCAAGCGCGCCTGTGCCACGCTGGAATGGGCCGAGGACATGCCGGTCGATCCCAATCTGGTGAAGCTTGCCTTGGCGCGCGACCCGGCCATTACCCATGTGGCGGTCGTGCATTGCGAGACGACCTCTGGCGTCCTCAACCCGGTGGCCGAGGTGGCGCAGGTCGTGGCCGATGCCGGCAAGAAGCTGCTCATCGACGCCATGAGCGCCTTCGGCGCCATCGAGCTCGACAGCCGCAAGGTGCCGTTCGATGCGGTGGCGGCTTCCTCCAACAAATGCATCGAAGGCGTGCCGGGCCTCGGCTTCGTTCTGTGCCGGGTGAGTGCCTTGCAGCAGACGCAAGGGAATGCCCACGCGCTGACACTCGATCTCTTCGATCAATGGCAGAACATCGAGAAGACCAAGCAATACCGTTTCACCCCGCCGATCCATTGCATTGTCGCCTTCGACCAGGCGCTCAATGAGCATGAGGCCGAGGGCGGTGTCGCGGGGCGCGGCGGGCGTTACCGGAACAACTGCAAGATCCTGGTCGACGGCATGCGCCGCCTGGGCTTTGAGACGCTGCTGCCCGATCACCTGCAGGCGCCGATCATCGTCACCTTCCACATGCCGGCGGACCCCAATTTCCAGTTCCAGGTCTTCTACGACAAGCTCAAGGACCGCAATTTCGTGATCTATCCCGGCAAGCTGACGGTGGCGGATTCCTTCCGCATCGGCTGCATCGGCCGCCTCGGCGAGACCGAGATGAAGGCCTTCCTCGGCGTGGTCGCGGATGTGCTCAAGGAAATGAATGTGAAAAGCGGCGCTCCGGCGCGCAAGGCGGCGGAGTAA
- a CDS encoding LysR substrate-binding domain-containing protein, which yields MTSISHSALRAFHAVATEGSFTKAARTLNVTQPTLSGQVKGLEEQFGVRLFDRRKRKIELTDIGRNLLDITWRMFGLEAEAEQVLTAAKGLKRGHLRIGADAPYHSIPFLAAFNRRYPNVRLSMSIGNSLGLKADLIDQRFDVVIAADIGGDAKLHAFPFQEDYLIAFVDRAHPWARKRKIKLEELAGHRLVLREPASTTRRAFDAAIGKANIQTGEVLEIGSREAIREAVAAGLGIGIVARSEFGDDMRLKALEFEGPRIKSTEFVACLADRRGTPLVKAFLDVARESSNDGRNAG from the coding sequence ATGACGTCGATAAGTCACTCTGCCCTCAGGGCCTTTCATGCGGTCGCGACCGAAGGCAGCTTCACCAAAGCAGCCCGCACCCTCAATGTGACTCAGCCAACTTTATCAGGCCAGGTCAAAGGGTTAGAGGAACAGTTCGGCGTCAGGCTGTTCGACCGGCGCAAGCGCAAGATCGAACTCACCGATATCGGGCGCAATCTCCTCGACATCACCTGGCGCATGTTCGGGCTGGAAGCCGAGGCCGAGCAGGTCCTCACCGCCGCCAAGGGCCTCAAGCGCGGGCACCTGCGGATCGGTGCCGACGCCCCCTATCACTCGATCCCCTTCCTCGCCGCCTTCAACCGGCGCTATCCCAATGTGCGTCTTTCCATGTCGATCGGCAATTCGCTGGGCTTGAAGGCCGACCTGATCGACCAGCGTTTCGACGTCGTCATTGCCGCCGATATCGGGGGCGATGCGAAGCTGCACGCCTTTCCCTTCCAGGAGGACTACCTCATCGCCTTTGTTGACCGGGCGCATCCCTGGGCCAGGAAGCGCAAGATCAAGCTGGAGGAACTGGCCGGGCATCGCCTGGTTCTGCGTGAGCCGGCCTCGACGACACGGCGCGCCTTCGACGCCGCGATCGGCAAGGCCAATATCCAGACCGGCGAAGTGCTCGAGATCGGCAGCCGCGAAGCGATCCGCGAGGCGGTTGCGGCCGGTCTTGGCATCGGCATCGTTGCGCGTTCGGAATTTGGCGACGACATGCGGCTGAAGGCCCTGGAATTCGAGGGGCCACGCATCAAATCAACGGAATTCGTGGCGTGTCTCGCCGACCGGCGCGGCACGCCGCTCGTCAAAGCCTTCCTCGATGTCGCGCGGGAGAGTTCGAATGATGGCCGCAATGCGGGTTAG
- a CDS encoding LysR substrate-binding domain-containing protein, with protein MRPAPPPFPWLRAFEATARHLSMTKAGAELNISASAVSQQITSLEAYLGRPLFRRANRRLTLTATGALMAPKLSNALNLLHEAVDDSLPARRPQSLTVKVTTSFGSQWLMARLDDFRTRHPGITVQISATAEPIESDRSAADIEIRYGTGDWPDLEAALLAEESIFPVCHPDLLKRKPGLKAAKDLAKFDLIDVPGYPQGWSDWLRSAKVSFDWMRHRIAVDQSVMAIQLALDGRGVALGRSPLIQRELKEGRLVAPFPRKLKTSAGYWVVHRRRNGEPRKVLAFKAWLLAQGGLTTARSRSSRS; from the coding sequence ATGCGCCCTGCTCCGCCGCCCTTTCCCTGGCTGCGCGCCTTCGAAGCGACGGCGCGGCATTTGAGCATGACCAAGGCTGGGGCCGAACTGAACATCAGCGCCTCGGCTGTCAGCCAGCAGATCACCTCGCTGGAGGCCTATCTGGGGCGGCCGTTGTTCCGGCGCGCCAACCGGCGCCTGACCTTGACGGCCACCGGCGCCTTGATGGCGCCTAAGCTCAGCAACGCACTTAATCTGCTGCATGAGGCGGTCGATGATTCCCTCCCCGCGCGACGCCCGCAGTCTCTCACCGTGAAGGTCACGACGTCCTTCGGCAGCCAATGGCTGATGGCGCGCCTCGACGACTTCCGCACCCGCCATCCCGGCATCACCGTCCAGATATCGGCAACCGCCGAGCCGATCGAGAGCGACCGGTCGGCAGCCGATATCGAGATCCGCTACGGCACCGGAGACTGGCCCGATCTTGAGGCCGCGCTGCTGGCGGAAGAGAGCATCTTTCCGGTCTGCCACCCCGATCTGCTCAAACGCAAGCCCGGCCTGAAGGCAGCGAAGGACCTGGCGAAGTTCGACTTGATCGATGTTCCGGGATATCCGCAAGGCTGGTCCGATTGGCTGCGAAGCGCAAAGGTATCGTTCGACTGGATGAGGCATCGCATTGCCGTCGATCAATCGGTGATGGCGATTCAACTGGCCCTCGATGGCCGTGGCGTCGCCCTGGGACGATCACCGCTGATCCAGCGAGAGTTGAAGGAAGGGCGCCTGGTGGCGCCCTTCCCGCGTAAACTCAAGACCAGCGCCGGCTACTGGGTCGTTCACCGGCGCCGCAACGGCGAACCGCGCAAGGTGCTGGCCTTCAAGGCCTGGCTCCTTGCGCAAGGGGGCCTTACCACGGCAAGGAGTAGGTCTTCACGTTCGTGA
- the phnA gene encoding phosphonoacetate hydrolase — protein sequence MKTISVNGKTYAWPSEPIVVVCVDGCEPDYLKQAIEAGVMPWLKSAIARGSDLIGDCVVPSFTNPNNLSIVTGAPPSVHGICGNYLYDRESGQEVMMNDPKFLRADTILATFAREGAKVAVVTAKDKLRLLLGKGMKGICFSAEKADQTTKAEHGIDNALGFVGLPLPSVYSADLSEFVFAAGVKLMKSEQPDIMYLSTTDYIQHKHAPGTKVANDFYAMMDRYLGEIEAMGATIVFTADHGMNDKHGSDGKPQVIYLQDTLDGWLGAGVARVILPITDPYVVHHGALGSFATVYLPDSVDHKDIIARLAKLPGMELVVDRAEGCRRFELPEDRVGDVIAISAKNFALGTAVSRHDLSGLTVPLRSHGGMTEQKVPVIVNRKLKALPAGYRLRNFSAFDLACNYAIPAAQPQKKAI from the coding sequence ATGAAGACGATCAGCGTCAACGGCAAGACCTATGCCTGGCCGAGCGAACCCATCGTCGTGGTCTGCGTCGATGGCTGCGAGCCGGATTACCTGAAGCAAGCGATCGAGGCCGGCGTCATGCCCTGGTTGAAATCGGCCATCGCGCGAGGCAGCGACCTCATCGGCGATTGCGTGGTGCCGAGCTTCACCAACCCCAACAACCTCTCCATCGTCACCGGCGCGCCGCCCTCGGTGCACGGTATCTGCGGCAATTACCTCTATGACCGCGAAAGCGGGCAGGAGGTGATGATGAACGATCCGAAATTCCTGCGCGCCGACACGATCCTCGCCACCTTCGCGCGCGAAGGCGCCAAGGTGGCGGTCGTCACGGCGAAGGACAAGCTGCGCCTGCTGCTCGGGAAGGGCATGAAGGGCATCTGCTTTTCGGCCGAGAAAGCCGACCAGACGACAAAGGCCGAACACGGCATCGACAATGCCTTGGGTTTTGTCGGCCTGCCGCTGCCCTCGGTCTACAGCGCCGACCTCTCGGAGTTCGTGTTTGCTGCTGGCGTGAAGCTGATGAAGTCGGAACAGCCTGACATTATGTATCTGTCGACCACCGATTACATCCAGCACAAGCACGCGCCGGGCACCAAGGTCGCCAACGATTTCTATGCCATGATGGATCGCTATCTGGGTGAGATCGAGGCCATGGGCGCCACCATCGTCTTCACTGCCGATCACGGCATGAACGACAAGCATGGTTCCGACGGCAAGCCGCAGGTGATTTATCTGCAGGACACGCTGGATGGGTGGCTCGGTGCCGGTGTTGCCCGCGTTATCCTGCCGATCACGGACCCTTACGTCGTCCATCACGGTGCGCTCGGTTCCTTCGCCACGGTCTATCTCCCCGACAGCGTCGATCACAAGGACATCATCGCGCGGCTCGCCAAGCTGCCGGGCATGGAACTGGTGGTCGATCGCGCCGAGGGCTGCCGCCGTTTCGAATTGCCGGAGGACCGCGTCGGCGACGTGATCGCCATTTCAGCCAAGAACTTCGCGCTCGGTACCGCCGTGTCGCGCCATGATCTCTCCGGTCTCACCGTCCCCTTGCGCTCCCATGGCGGCATGACCGAGCAAAAGGTGCCGGTCATCGTCAACCGCAAGCTCAAGGCGCTCCCCGCCGGTTACCGCCTGCGCAATTTCAGCGCCTTCGATCTTGCCTGCAACTACGCCATTCCTGCGGCACAGCCGCAAAAGAAAGCCATTTGA
- the tmpA gene encoding 2-trimethylaminoethylphosphonate dioxygenase translates to MIANFTSTGYSIAITWADKVAAVFPAIWLRDNCRCAACRHPGNGQRLYEITDLPEDVRIAEAVQLGDGAIRITFAPENHVSTFSESWLAEHNLAANARKARKPQRSLWNGSIGNAMPVGDWRQMVADPAAELAFLDAYHAHGFGLIKHSPTQSETVLAIGNRLGFVRVTNYGAYFDVMSVPNPTNLAYTPIGLGVHSDNPYRDPTPGVQLLHCLLSDAPGGDTLLVDGFRAASLLRAEDPAAFDLLTRIPVNFKFRSNDAELVARQTMISVDEDGDIVGVHFNNRSLDWLDAPAEVIEPWFAAYRKYAEVLHRPEGELIFRLEPGDCVVMQNDRALHGRTAFDPSRGRRHLQGCYVDKDGLESRARVLRRNLAEKKGAAA, encoded by the coding sequence ATGATCGCCAACTTCACCAGCACGGGTTATTCCATCGCCATCACCTGGGCCGACAAGGTGGCCGCGGTATTTCCGGCCATCTGGTTGCGCGACAATTGCCGCTGCGCCGCTTGCCGGCATCCTGGCAACGGCCAGCGCCTCTACGAGATCACCGACCTGCCGGAAGATGTGCGGATCGCGGAAGCCGTGCAACTGGGGGACGGCGCCATCCGCATCACCTTTGCACCGGAGAACCATGTCAGCACCTTCTCCGAAAGCTGGCTCGCCGAGCACAACCTGGCGGCAAATGCACGCAAGGCCCGCAAGCCGCAACGCAGCTTGTGGAACGGCAGCATCGGCAACGCCATGCCGGTCGGCGATTGGCGCCAGATGGTGGCGGACCCGGCCGCGGAGCTTGCGTTTCTTGATGCCTATCATGCCCACGGCTTCGGGTTGATCAAGCATTCACCGACCCAGTCGGAAACGGTTCTGGCCATCGGCAACCGTCTGGGCTTCGTGCGCGTCACCAATTACGGCGCCTATTTTGATGTGATGTCGGTGCCCAACCCGACCAATCTGGCCTACACGCCGATCGGTCTGGGTGTTCACTCTGATAATCCCTATCGCGACCCAACGCCGGGCGTGCAGCTGCTGCATTGCCTGCTGTCGGATGCGCCGGGCGGTGACACCTTGCTGGTCGACGGCTTCCGCGCCGCCTCGCTACTGCGCGCCGAAGATCCTGCGGCCTTCGATCTGCTGACCCGCATTCCGGTCAATTTCAAATTCCGCTCGAACGATGCCGAGCTGGTGGCGCGCCAGACCATGATCTCGGTCGACGAGGATGGCGACATCGTCGGCGTGCATTTCAACAACCGGTCGCTGGATTGGCTCGATGCGCCGGCCGAGGTCATCGAGCCCTGGTTTGCGGCCTACCGGAAATATGCCGAGGTCCTGCACCGCCCCGAGGGCGAGCTGATCTTCCGCCTGGAACCCGGCGATTGCGTTGTCATGCAGAATGACCGGGCGCTCCATGGGCGGACTGCCTTCGATCCGTCACGCGGTCGTCGTCATTTGCAGGGATGCTACGTGGACAAAGACGGGCTGGAAAGCCGAGCGCGGGTCTTGCGCCGCAATCTTGCTGAAAAGAAGGGAGCGGCAGCATGA
- a CDS encoding NAD(P)-dependent oxidoreductase: MRSFPLFMRLQGRPVLLVGQGDMAAAKARLLTAAGASVIERTAVEFKSSDVAGMALVVSAIGDDARDAEVSAAARDAHVPVNVVDRPELSDFTMPAIVDRGEIVVAISTHGGSPVLAQRVRSAVEAALPHGIERLVSFARRFRSAVHARIDDHDRRRHFWAGFFDGPIAKALLAGRERDAAREVIRAINGDLAPEHGAVVELLVDAQDADQITLGDLRALQQADVVLFDADIAPEIVDLARRDAVRAVWQGQEIVAGQRVVRLKARTRASHGQFKVM, from the coding sequence ATGCGTTCGTTTCCGTTGTTCATGCGTCTCCAAGGGCGACCGGTGCTGCTGGTCGGGCAGGGCGATATGGCTGCGGCGAAGGCGCGCTTGTTGACCGCCGCCGGTGCTTCGGTCATTGAGCGCACAGCCGTTGAATTCAAATCAAGCGACGTTGCCGGCATGGCGCTGGTGGTCAGTGCTATCGGCGACGATGCGCGTGATGCCGAAGTCTCGGCCGCTGCTCGCGACGCCCACGTGCCGGTCAACGTCGTCGATCGGCCGGAGCTTTCCGACTTTACGATGCCCGCCATCGTCGATCGCGGCGAGATTGTGGTGGCGATCTCGACCCATGGCGGCTCGCCGGTCCTGGCACAGCGCGTCCGGTCGGCCGTTGAGGCGGCACTGCCGCATGGTATCGAGCGCCTGGTGAGCTTTGCGCGCCGTTTCCGCAGCGCGGTTCATGCCCGCATCGACGACCACGACCGCCGCCGCCATTTCTGGGCCGGTTTCTTCGACGGCCCCATCGCCAAGGCATTGCTGGCTGGCCGCGAACGTGACGCGGCACGCGAGGTGATCCGCGCCATCAATGGCGATTTGGCACCCGAACATGGCGCCGTCGTCGAATTGCTGGTCGATGCGCAAGATGCCGACCAGATCACGCTCGGCGATCTGCGTGCGCTGCAACAGGCCGATGTCGTCTTGTTCGATGCCGATATTGCCCCGGAAATCGTTGACCTTGCGCGGCGCGACGCTGTGCGCGCGGTGTGGCAGGGTCAGGAAATCGTTGCTGGCCAACGTGTCGTGCGCCTGAAGGCGCGGACGCGAGCGAGCCACGGCCAATTCAAGGTGATGTGA